The Lolium rigidum isolate FL_2022 chromosome 2, APGP_CSIRO_Lrig_0.1, whole genome shotgun sequence genomic interval TGAGCAAAGTTGTACATAACTTCATGGAACCACTCAGATCCCTCTTTAACTAGTAATAGGCACTTGTCCCTTTCATCAAGAGAACGATATGAATTTCCACAAAAGCCCTAAGAGTTTGCGCAGTTCGCAAATGTATGTTGTTCAGTGGTTGGGCATATTTGTTCAAAGTCTTAGGTATATCGTTGCACAAATCAAAGGAGAAGACAATATCATGTGACCATGTCATTGTGCAAATAACGAAGTCCATCAGTAATCCTGTACTAATGAGATGATATGCTGATGGCTGAGCATGTCTCATTTCTTTGGCATAGTATGCAACATCTCCCATTTTAAAGCAAGGAGCATTACATAGCTCGTCTTGCATCTTTGGATGTCAGCTACCATACTTTCTATTGATTGCACAGCTGTGATCGATGGAACAAAGGAAAGTGGTAAACCAAATTTTATGAAGGTCAATTTTCCACCTTTTTTGATTAAAAAAAAGTCAGCCACAATAATCTCTGCTGCACCATTATGTAAGTAAGAAAGGGAATCCAATCTAGGACCAACCAGCTGAATGTTGGTTTGGCTATTAGCGAAGTTGTACATCGCTTCATAGAACCACTAGGACCTTTTTAAAGAAAAATTCATACTGCTAGGTTAGTAGTTGGTTGTTAATATTAATGTCATACTCCGTAGCTTAATTTCATCAGCCTCTATCTTCGGCCGCATCGTTGCTGTTTACTCAGTTTTGGTAAATAATATCGCAATTCAGAAGTTTTTTCAGTGTTCAGTTTGATGGTAGTATACTAAACCCATATGATTTATCCTAGCAGTAAATATATGCCATGCTTTGGTACAAACAATATTGTTCTGACCTGTATTTTCTATAGAGCCTGAAATCAAGAGGAGTGCGGTTTCCTGGACGTGACAATGAGAGCCTGGCCCCCATATTTACTCCACCACGCTCAGTTGCTGAAGCTGAAGTTGAAGCAAACTTTTCccaccaagcatttgaagatgtgCATGTGCATACATATACTGCTGAAGAAACAAAGGAAGCTCTGGATGTGGCACGTAACAGCATGGAACTTCTTTCAACTGTTCTTTCATCTTCTCCTCAGCAGGATGTTTTGCAGGTAACTGCATTTTGTATAACTTTCTCCCAAGCTCGTATAAATACCTATTGACTGCAGTACAGTGTACATACATATATAGCTATTTGCATATTGGACAtggataatactccctccgttccttcttATAAGGTGTATCAGTTATTTGAAAAGCCAAACCTGACTATCTTTGACCAAGTTTTGACAAACAACTATCAACATCTGAAAttgtaaataaataaaatgtGAAAATACATTTTGTGATGAATGTACCGATATTGGAAATGCTAATATTATTttctaaaaacttggtcaaagatAGTCACGTCTGACTTTTCCAAAAACTAATACACCTTATATCAAGGAACGGAAGGAGTAGTTTTTGTGCATGAGATATGTTTCCTCGTGGAGCTCGTGTAGTGAACAATTCCGTGCTATTCCTGTACTTGCTGTTTGTGCCTATGTGTCAAACTGTAGAGATCAGGCTAGTACTGTCACTTGTTTTGTCTCAATATAATAGGTGAGTTATGGTTGGGTACTTTTAACTATGAGGCTAgtaaattgtcaaaaaaaaaaaaactatgaggCTAGTACTGTCACTCCTCTTTCTTCCGTTCTTATTTTTTTAGTCTGCCGCAAGGGCTTTGCTCATTTTATACCAGTGCATACTCCATTACTCCATCgatgaaatagaatgaagtttgtTGTTAAAACTTAATGCGGTGTATTTTTGTTACTTCCTTGCTCAAAAATAGATGTagctacacactaaaacatgtctagatacatccatttttgggaaattattttgaaccggagggagtaatatgaTTGATGCTCTAGTTTCTCTGAGTCATCACAAGTCCTAATGGAATGGGTCTGTAACGTGCTACCTAAACTGCTTCGCTTATTTTTGCCAGTCCTTTAGCTATATATCTATATATAAGAAAACATAATTGTTGAAGGTTACTGCTTTATTGAGCATGATGTGATGTTTCCCGATAATGATGATGTTaactgcaagaaaacagtaagccAGGCGTAAAATAACTCTCTCTGTATGTTGTGCAACTTGGAGTATTTATGTCTCTACTATGCTTTGTTGTTTTAGTAGTTCAAACTTTATACTCCCtctggttcaaaataattgcccaaaaattatctagacatgttttagtgtgtagatatatcCATTTTTGGGCAGTTATTTTGAACTGGAGGAAGTAGTACATTTTGTTGGACATGCTTTTGAACTGGATAGAAGCTATTTGCAAttcattcttttatcttgaaaagcTGGAATCCGTATTCATGATCTGGTGATGGCTACCTGCTATTGTGTTTTGACTAGTTCTTCTACTTCCACAGGATGACTTAACAATCACTCTTGTGCAACAATGCTACCAATCTCAACACACTATCCAGAGATTCATCGAGACCGCTGGAGACAATGAGGCCCTGCTCTTTGAGGCCTTGAGCGTGAACGATGAGATCCAGAAAGTGGTATCCAAATATGAAGAGATGAAGAAACCCGCGGCGCCAGCGCATACAGAACAGCCAGTGGTCATACCGATTGCCACGGAACATGAAGATTCTGGATTTGTTGGCAATGAAGATGCCCTGGTCAGAAAGCCAGCTGCTTCTCGAGCAATGTCAGGCGGAGATGACGATATCCTGGATGATCTTGACGAGATGATATTTGGCAAGAAGGGAGGAAGCAGCTCCCAGGAAGGGCCCAAGAAGCAGGACCCAAAGAAAGATGACCTAATCAACTTTTAAATACCGTCCCAGCAAGTCGCGAGAGTTTCTCTAGGGATACACAGCATGTCTGCTGCATTTATACTGCTGAACGATGTCTGTATTCATCCAGTAGAAGATTGCACACTCAGTTAGGATTTG includes:
- the LOC124692920 gene encoding TOM1-like protein 1 — protein: MSDNLMEKVNALGERLKITGTEVSKQMAAGMSSMSFKMKELFQAQTPADKIVEEATAETLEGPDWAANLEICDLINTQKVSSGDLIRGIKKRIVLRDEPRAQFLALFLLETVVKNCEKAFSEVAAERVLDEMVRLIDDPQTVVNNRNKALTLIEAWGESGNELRYLPVYEETYKSLKSRGVRFPGRDNESLAPIFTPPRSVAEAEVEANFSHQAFEDVHVHTYTAEETKEALDVARNSMELLSTVLSSSPQQDVLQDDLTITLVQQCYQSQHTIQRFIETAGDNEALLFEALSVNDEIQKVVSKYEEMKKPAAPAHTEQPVVIPIATEHEDSGFVGNEDALVRKPAASRAMSGGDDDILDDLDEMIFGKKGGSSSQEGPKKQDPKKDDLINF